ACCCCATTGTGCCACTACTAAAGGTGCAAGTTTCAGATGCAAAGATTCAATTTTCGAAAGGAATCCTTCTAAAAATAGAAGTAAGTTTTCATCGATTGCTTTCGCAGACAAACCATCCACACAAACAATACCCAATTCATAACCCTTGTCCATTGCATCCAATTTGAGTATTGATTCTTCCGAAAGCCGTCTTCCTAGATCAGGCCTTAATAGATACTCTTGTTTTGAGGTTACTTGGCTTTTGACAAATTGGTGTTGGATACCATACAATTTTGAGAGTGACTTCAATTTATCAAAAATTGGATCCCAAGAAGGTTCTTGTACAACTGCATCTTTTGCTCTAGCATGGTCCAGCCTAAACTTTAACATGTCTTTGGTGGAAATGGAAACACCATATCTTCCCAGTCCAATCCTTGCTTGTGTGAATTGTTTCCAGCGATCTAAATTTGACATACTTAATCCAACCTTAATTCTTTTTCAAACAAGGCTACCATTTGATTCTCAACTGGTAAAAACTGTTTTCCATTTGAGAAAATTCCTTTCTGAACCAACCATTGTTCAAATTCAGGAGCCGGTTTTAATCCCAATACTTGTCTTAGATACAATGCATCATGAAATGAAGTACTTTGGTATGATAACATCACATCGTCAGCACCAGGTATTCCCATGATAAAATTGCACCCTGCCACCCCTAGGAGAGTTAATAATGTATCCATATCATCTTGGTCTGCATCAGCATGATTCGTATAACAGATGTCAACTCCCATTGGTAAACCCATTAGTTTTCCACAAAAATGATCTTCCAAACCAGCACGAATGATTTGTTTTCCATTATATAAATACTCAGGGCCGATAAAACCAACGACAGTATTCACGAGTAAGGGAGAAAATTTTCTAGCAACTGCATAAGCTCTCACTTCTAACGTTTGTTGGTCAATTCCATGATGTGCCCCTGCTGACAACGCACTTCCTTGCCCTGTTTCAAAATACATTACGTTATTTCCAATGGATCCTCTCTTCAAAGACAAAGCCATATCTCTTGCTTCTGCTAATAAAGAAAGATTGATACCAAAACTCTGATTCAAATCTTCTGTTCCGCCAATGGATTGGAATACCAAGTCTAGTGGTGCTCCTTTTTGCATCACTTGCATAGAGGTGGTTACATGAGTGAGGATACAAGATTGAGTTGGGATGGAATATGTTTGGATGATTGTATCTAACATTTCTAATAATGAGATACAAGTTGGCACATGGTCAGTGGCAGGATTAATTCCGATCACAGCATCTCCACTTCCAAGTAACAATCCATCTAAGATACTGGCAGCAATACCTTTCGGGTCATCGGTGGGATGATTAGGTTGTAAACGAACCGACAACCTTCCAGGTAATCCTATTGTATTTCGAAACTTTGTAATAATTTTGATTTTTTGACTGACTAAAATTAAATCCTGATTGGACATGAGTTTCGATACAGCCGCAACCATTTCTGGAGTGAGACCCATACGAATGGATTCTAAAACAGATAGATCCGTTGTTTCCGATAATAAAAAATCACGAAATCCACCTACTGTTAAATGGGAAATCGTCTTAAATGCAGTAGGATCATGAGATTCTAAAATGAGCCTTGTCACCTCATCCTTGTTTGCTGGAATTAATTCGTTATTTAAAAAATCTGATAAGTATATATCAGCTAACACCATTTGTGCCGCAATTCGTTCTTCTTGGTTTTCTGCGGCAACTCCGCTTAAAATATCTCCCGAACGAAGGGGAGATGCTTTTGCCAAAACTTCTTTTAAGTCACGGAACTGATATGTTTTTTTCCCGATGATGATTTGATAACTCACCCTTTCACTATACCTGATTTTTCTTTTAATAATAGAACTTTTCCCATACTTCGATTCTCATTTTTACAAACAGTTTTGTCTAAAAAATAGACAATGTATGAAAAAAGCCCTTCTCATCCTGGGAAACCAACTTTTCGATTTAGATTCGATTTTGGCCAAAGAAAAACGTTCCGAATACATAGTTTTTATAAGAGAAGACAAAGAATTATGTACATACTACCATTTTCATAAACATAAAATTTTATTTTTCTTTTTAGCTATGAGAGCCTATGCAGAAGAACTAAAAAAATTAGGTTTTTTGGTTCACTACGAACCTTTGGATGTAAATTCCGATTCCTATGATGTGCAACTGTCTAATTTTCTTTTAAAAGAATCCATTGATGAATTACACTATTTTGAAATCGAAGATCGTTTTTTTGAAAATAGAATCCTCTCGTTACTCAAAACGACAAAAGTAAAAGGGATCGAACATAGATCTCCGATGTTTCTGACAAAACGCAAAGATTTTGAAGCCTATTTATTAACTCATAAAAAACCTTTTATGAAGACTTTTTATGAATCTCAAAGAAAAACATTACATTTGTTAGTGAATGATAAAAATGAACCTATTGGTGGGAAATGGAGTTTTGATACTGAAAATCGGAAAAAACTTCCAAAAACTTACCATGCTCCAAATTTACCCAATATCAATTTTACCACAAAAGAGAAGGAAGTTTTCGATTTGGTGGAAACACATTTTCCAAACCATCCAGGAAACACTGAAAATTTTTGGTTACCAACGACTCGTAAGGGTGCCAAACATTGGTTAGATCAATTTCTAAAAAAAAGATTGGATTTATTTGGTCCTTATGAAGATGCTTTTTCACAATCATTTCCCTTTTTACAACATTCGGTACTCACACCATTTTTAAATGTTGGTTTATTAACTCCGAAAGAAGTTGTCGAAGTGACAATGGATCACGTAAAAAAAAATAAAATCCCGATTGAATCGTTGGAAGGTTTCATCCGACAAATCATCGGTTGGCGTGAATTCATTCGGGGAATTGATCAAAATTTTGGGGATATACAAGAATCGAAAAACCATTTTGCTCACAAACGAAAGTTCACAAAACATTGGTTTGATGGCACAACTGGCATACCACCTCTCGATTTTGTCATAAAAAAGTGCAATCAATATGGATACGCTCACCACATAGAACGATTGATGGTACTTGGATCATTAATGGTGTTATTCGAAATCCATCCCAAGGAAGCGTACCGTTGGTTTATGGAGATGTTCATTGATTCATCTGATTGGGTGATGGGACCCAATGTGTATGGGATGGCTCTCTTTAGTGACGGCGGCATTTTTGCCACCAAACCATACATATGCGGATCCAACTACTACCAAAAAATGGGCCAGTTCCCCAAAGGGGAATGGGAAGAAGCCGTGGATGGGTTGTATTGGTCGTTTATCGAAACCCATCAATTCGAGTTTTCCAAAAACCCCAGAACCGCTGTCCTTGTTGGAAATTTACACCGGATGCAAAATGACAGAAAGGAAAAACTCTTCCAAACTGCCAAAATCTGGAAAGAGAAACTCACCTTAGTTTCGTAAAACCCGACGGAACTAGGAATCCGAAACTGGATCAAAACCCATCAGGT
This genomic interval from Leptospira limi contains the following:
- the eutC gene encoding ethanolamine ammonia-lyase subunit EutC, with the translated sequence MSNLDRWKQFTQARIGLGRYGVSISTKDMLKFRLDHARAKDAVVQEPSWDPIFDKLKSLSKLYGIQHQFVKSQVTSKQEYLLRPDLGRRLSEESILKLDAMDKGYELGIVCVDGLSAKAIDENLLLFLEGFLSKIESLHLKLAPLVVAQWGRVAIGDEVSEILQSKICLVIIGERPGLSSSDSLGLYLTYEPKIGKTDETRNCISNVRPLGFPLHLACDKAMYLIQESISQKRSGVLLKDQMPKSKQSIDMKEDLSKLKSFREE
- a CDS encoding ethanolamine ammonia-lyase subunit EutB — translated: MSYQIIIGKKTYQFRDLKEVLAKASPLRSGDILSGVAAENQEERIAAQMVLADIYLSDFLNNELIPANKDEVTRLILESHDPTAFKTISHLTVGGFRDFLLSETTDLSVLESIRMGLTPEMVAAVSKLMSNQDLILVSQKIKIITKFRNTIGLPGRLSVRLQPNHPTDDPKGIAASILDGLLLGSGDAVIGINPATDHVPTCISLLEMLDTIIQTYSIPTQSCILTHVTTSMQVMQKGAPLDLVFQSIGGTEDLNQSFGINLSLLAEARDMALSLKRGSIGNNVMYFETGQGSALSAGAHHGIDQQTLEVRAYAVARKFSPLLVNTVVGFIGPEYLYNGKQIIRAGLEDHFCGKLMGLPMGVDICYTNHADADQDDMDTLLTLLGVAGCNFIMGIPGADDVMLSYQSTSFHDALYLRQVLGLKPAPEFEQWLVQKGIFSNGKQFLPVENQMVALFEKELRLD
- a CDS encoding cryptochrome/photolyase family protein, with the protein product MKKALLILGNQLFDLDSILAKEKRSEYIVFIREDKELCTYYHFHKHKILFFFLAMRAYAEELKKLGFLVHYEPLDVNSDSYDVQLSNFLLKESIDELHYFEIEDRFFENRILSLLKTTKVKGIEHRSPMFLTKRKDFEAYLLTHKKPFMKTFYESQRKTLHLLVNDKNEPIGGKWSFDTENRKKLPKTYHAPNLPNINFTTKEKEVFDLVETHFPNHPGNTENFWLPTTRKGAKHWLDQFLKKRLDLFGPYEDAFSQSFPFLQHSVLTPFLNVGLLTPKEVVEVTMDHVKKNKIPIESLEGFIRQIIGWREFIRGIDQNFGDIQESKNHFAHKRKFTKHWFDGTTGIPPLDFVIKKCNQYGYAHHIERLMVLGSLMVLFEIHPKEAYRWFMEMFIDSSDWVMGPNVYGMALFSDGGIFATKPYICGSNYYQKMGQFPKGEWEEAVDGLYWSFIETHQFEFSKNPRTAVLVGNLHRMQNDRKEKLFQTAKIWKEKLTLVS